tggatCCCAACAGTTGAGATGACCTAATGCTCCAAACATTTTATACTGATTTGTAACTAAAAGTTTAGTGTCTAATAATTTTCGAAGGTCAAGCATGGTGGAGCCTAAGCTAGCTAGCACCCTTGATTCAGCCACTAGTAGTGTATATAAATAGGACTACGCAACACTTTTCTTCCTTGCATTAGTACACAAGCATAATAGCTAATTACcttcatcaccatcttcatctTTCTCTTCTTTTATGGCAAAGTCTTATTTCAAACATGCTTATTTCATTCTCTCATTCATTATAAGCCGTTCCATTTGGATGGTGAGTAAGCTAAAGCCGTGGAAAACAAATCACTCTACTTCACTTCCATATGAACTATTTTCACTAGACATTGCCGCTAAGCTTCATGTAGATTCCAATGCCATAAAAATGTCATCTTCTGATTTCGGCAATATGGTTAAAAGAATTCCATCTGCAGTTGTTCTTCCCACACACATTACCGACATAATCGATCTCGTAAAATTCTCCTACAATTCTTCATCCCCTTTTACTATAGCCGCGAGAGGCCACGGCCATTCTGTTAGAGGACAAGCAATGGCTAGTAACGGAGTGGTGGTCGATATGACATCATTGAATAAAAGTAGTAATGGAAATGGAATTAGGGTTTCGCGGAGTTCGTCATTAGGGTTTTATGCAGATGTTGGAGGCGAACAACTTTGGATCGATGTTTTGAAGGCTACACTTGAGCATGGTCTTGCTCCGGTCTCATGGACGGATTATTTGTACTTAACTGTTGGTGGTACACTCTCGAATGGTGGAGTTAGCGGCCAGACATTTCTTCATGGCCCTCAGATTAGTAATGTCCATGAACTTGATGTTGTTACAGGTatatataaaaattcaaaaaaaagacctatttatatttttttacaaCTTGCCTGTCAAAAATAGATAGATTATTCAAGTTCTTTCTTGTGTTTTTAAATATTGtgtaaattaaaatattatattttttttggTAAAAAATTGATCAATTTAACTTTTGAAAAGTCAAATACGATAAAAATAATGGGACATGCAGAAAGGTATTAGTTGAGTAAAGTTCTAGCTACTTCCCCAAGTTTTTCTGACAAAAGCAACAGATCATCAACAAATATTTTGAATTTGTTTGAATTCACAGGAAAAGGAGAAATCTTGACTTGCTCCAAACACTTGAATCCTGAACTATTTTATGCAGTTCTGGGAGGCCTTGGCCAGTTCGGGATCATAACTCGTGCCAGAATTGTACTTGATAAAGCACCAAAGAGAGTAAGACCTTGTTTGTTTCGATGCAATCCAACTATATTTACAATTACTCCGAACTCTATCGTTATTTTGGTAATTTTAAGAGCAGTGTTAGGTGTACAGAATTTTGtacaaaatattttttaattagtTTTGTTGATGTAAATCCAGGGGGCCCATTCCAATTAAAACACACCACATGTCATCATGTACAAAATTTTTGTACATCATTCTGTACACCAAGCATTTCCCTAATTTTAAAAATCTAGGAACTAATGGGGTGATTATATTGTAGGTGAAATGGATTCGGATGCTTTACCAGGATTTCTCTTCCTTTACAGGAGATCAAGAACACTTGATCTCGAATAACAAACTTGATTATGTTGAAGGCTCCCTTATACTGCATCAAAGTTCTTCAAATAATTGGAAATCTTCCTTTTTCTCAAACAATGATCAATCCAACATTGCATCTCTACTCTCTAAACATGGAATTCTCTACTGCTTAGAAGTAGTTAAATATTACGATGACTCGAACATTAACACCATCGAGCAGGTTTATAGTCAATCTATCATTTGTGACCGTAGCTTATAACCCATGCAAAATCTAATTTAATACGCTAATAAAAACTGTTAATGCTAAAATATGCAGGAACTGCAACTATTGCTTAACCAGCTGAACTTTAATCCGGGTTTTGTGTTCAAGAAAGATGTCTCCTTCATTGATTTTCTCAATCGAGTTCGAGCAGGAGAGCTGTATCTTCAATCTCAAGGACAATGGGATGTTCCACATCCATGGCTAAATCTCTTCGTCCCAAAATCACGAATTCTGGATTTTCATGCAGGCGTTTTCATCAATATCATACAAGCACAAAACAAATCGACAGGGCCTATTCTCGTGTACCCGACAAACAGGAAAAAGTAACTACAAATTAATCATCCAAGTACATTCATTAATATTGTTGGGTGGTGTCAACCCAAGTACCACATCGAATAGATAATAGAAAATTAATTAAACATGAATGTTGATGAAAATGCAGGTGGGATAATAGGATGTCTGCAGTTACACCAGATGAAGATGTATTTTATTGTGTGGGATTACTACATTCTGCTGGAGCTGATAACTGGGAAGCACTGGATGCTCAAAATCGAGAAATATTAGAATTTTGCGATAAATCTGGGATTATGATCAAACAATATCTTCCACATTACAGCAGTAAAGATGATTGGATGAACCATTTTGGAGAAAAATGGAATAATTTTCGAGATCAAAAACTTAAGTATGATCCAAAGATGATTTTGGCTCCTGGTCAAAGAATTTTTCGTTAGTTTTGTTTTAGGCAAAGAAGCTGCGTCTTTTGCACATGCGATTACTGAGTTAATCTAGAGAGATTAAGAAAATCAAAAATTTTGATCAGTAGTAGTAAAATTGTAATGTTACAAATCCTTCGATCAAACTCACAATGCATAAAACTGGATTATATGTATATTTAAAACCAAATTTATGAAGTCCAAATAAAATTCTAAAAGTCTGGAAATGTAAATGAATTCTACTCTATAGGCGCTCTTCCAACAAAATAAGCGACCACCTAATTATGATTAGAAAACAAAGACTGAATGAAAAActactttaatatatatatttcaGCTTTTTAATATAATCTGGCCATTTAtgacggtttttttgaactgaaatcgtcgtaattgagccaattacgacggaaaaaaatcgtcgtttttggtcgagtagtaagttcgttttttCGTCACTAAGATAAAATTGTGTCGCAAGTTAGGAAGTCGGGACCCAcatactcaataaaataataaatctacttacgacggaaTTTATCGTCGTAAGCTAACATAATACGACGGAAAAAAACGTCGTAAGTTATGTACATACGACGGAAAAAAACGTAGGATGTTACTTTACGGGACCCACTTTTAGTGAGATAAATCATAAATTTACGACGGAAGAATTCGTCATAAGGTATATTACGACAGGAAAAACGTCGTATTTTAGAAGGTGGGGCCCACCAGCTGGGAAAtgataattcaaaaaaaatatttttaaatatgaaAATATGGATACCTTACGACGGAATATATGAagaacaaccgtcgtaagtttgttTTAACAGAAAAATTACGACGGAATGTTTGAAGAaaaaccgtcgtaagtttgttTTTTCAGAATAACCAAATACTAATATTTCAGTATCCAGCCATTTTCGGCTttcaatttaaattctaaacctGCCAAAATCTCATGCAATCGCAAATTTAAAACAAACTCTAAACCTCGCAATCAAGTCACAATACATAATTTACATTAGTGATATCATAAATCCGTACTAATTCACAATCAAAAGTAGAAAGCAAACTAAAATTCAGTTTACAAATCAAATTCAGTTTACAACCACAACTTGGGTATCTTACAAACATTCAAATACATAAAGCTAAAATTAACCCCTAATGACTGGACCACCACGAGGGACATGATCATAAAAAGAACGGCTCATGTCACGATCTTCATCAGACTCGGTACTCTCGTCATTGCTCTCACCATCATCTGAATCATCTTCGTTAGCTGGGGCCTTCCCCTACAATACACACTTTAATAAGTTAACCGTCGTATCTAATAAGAGATAAACTGCagaaaattatttataaattacaGTAAATTGTTAAGACTAAACATGatcatataaataataaattccTACATGATGCGAGTGGTGCTGCTAAATTTAATTATGAATTAGaaacttaaaattaaaaaaataatcaaaGGAATCCCAACTTCATTGCCATCCATGCCGAATCAAGTGAAAACACTTGCCTTTGTTTTCACCAGATAGGCGGATCTGTTGGAGTCGAGGTTTGTCCCTCAGACAAGGGCCCGTCACCCGCTAACCCTGGCTATTACTTAAGAGTATAGACATTGTGACACCCAGATTTGGTAGAGTTGTGACACCCAGATTTGGTAGAGTTCAATCTAAGTATAATAAAACACTTATACTCTATTTTACTGAATTATTGATGCTAATTATAGTGTACTTGAACATGAATTCAGTGATTAAACTGAGCTTGCATCTATTTATTAATTTCAATCATGTGTTTGGAGTCGCGACTAAACATCAAGCAGCACTCGGACTAAGAATTACGAGCAGCATCCCAAATCATATTAAATATGATTCACATTTTAGTAAATTCAGACAATATTAAAATTAGGAATTACTATGAATTGTTTTACACTTGTATACACTTACATAAACTTAGGGGTCACATAATTTGGAAGGTAATaaagttattttattttcttcCTCCCAATATCCCAGTCCATGagatttatataaatatatgattagaaatatattagtgttTGGTTGGGGGTTAGCATGCACCAAAATTTTATAAAGTTGGTAGTTTTATCTTTCGGTATTTTCCTGCAAGTGCGCTTGCAGACCCTATGTGTCTgtttttttacaattttaaattgTATGAGGAAATGTTAATAATCAAGATATTGGAAATCAAAGTTAATCTTTAGTGGGTGCTAAGCTAGCCTATTTAAGTTTCTAGTTAATTAGGCGGCCTTTATGTTTCCAGCTCCTCGATCCCTTTCTtgtaaataattaattttaaactAATAAATTGCAAAAAAATTTACACAATTTACAGTTTATATGTATGTGTTTATAAACTACTACTTTAACATGTATAATAGTACATGTGATGTCAAATGATTTTAATATTTTCATTAACTTTCGTGCTAGCTGGTGTAGATAATTATTAATAGACCAAATTTGGTTACGTATGCAGAAAGCATAACGTTAGTAGAATGACAGTAAATATTTAGCTTCCAACAATTATTCAGGAGTGATTTCAAGTGACGAGGcataaaaaaattaagaaaactaAATAAAAAATGATAATGATCATACCTTGGCAGCTCCTGGTCCGTCGGTCTTAT
This genomic interval from Apium graveolens cultivar Ventura chromosome 8, ASM990537v1, whole genome shotgun sequence contains the following:
- the LOC141678604 gene encoding cytokinin dehydrogenase 3-like: MAKSYFKHAYFILSFIISRSIWMVSKLKPWKTNHSTSLPYELFSLDIAAKLHVDSNAIKMSSSDFGNMVKRIPSAVVLPTHITDIIDLVKFSYNSSSPFTIAARGHGHSVRGQAMASNGVVVDMTSLNKSSNGNGIRVSRSSSLGFYADVGGEQLWIDVLKATLEHGLAPVSWTDYLYLTVGGTLSNGGVSGQTFLHGPQISNVHELDVVTGKGEILTCSKHLNPELFYAVLGGLGQFGIITRARIVLDKAPKRVKWIRMLYQDFSSFTGDQEHLISNNKLDYVEGSLILHQSSSNNWKSSFFSNNDQSNIASLLSKHGILYCLEVVKYYDDSNINTIEQELQLLLNQLNFNPGFVFKKDVSFIDFLNRVRAGELYLQSQGQWDVPHPWLNLFVPKSRILDFHAGVFINIIQAQNKSTGPILVYPTNRKKWDNRMSAVTPDEDVFYCVGLLHSAGADNWEALDAQNREILEFCDKSGIMIKQYLPHYSSKDDWMNHFGEKWNNFRDQKLKYDPKMILAPGQRIFR